The Nocardia sp. NBC_01329 sequence GCCAGGGTGCTCCGAACCTCTGCTACGGCTGGACCGGTGTCGCCGTGACGAAGTCGGTGCATGCGTGAGGGCCCTTCCTTCCGTCAATCCCGGGTACCCACTCATGCGACGGCCTATACCCTCGCACGACGGAGCGTGGTCGATTCTGTCAGACCCGGACCGGAATTCGACAATCTTGGTCAGGGCATACTACGGCGCGCCGCCATGTCATGGCTGCCTGTTGGCGTATTCGAGACGTCAGATAACGTCTTCGATTTCCCGCAGGAGAGCGGCCTTGCCCTTGGCTCCGACGATCTGCTTCACCGGCTTGCCGCCGGCGAACAGGATCATAGTCGGGATACTCATCACCTGATAGTCGCGGGCGGTCTCGGGGTTGGCGTCGATATCCAGCTTCGCCACCGTGAGTTTTTCGCCGTGCGAACCCGCGATCTCCTCCAGGACCGGGGCGACCATCTTGCACGGCCCGCACCAGGTGGCCCAGAAATCGACCAGCACCGGCTTCTCGCTCAGCAACACGTCGTCGGCGAACGACTTGTCGGTGACGGTGACCGTATTGGTGCTCTCGGACATGGTGTTCTCCTTGATCTCCGGGCGCGACTCGCCCGCGGGGTCAGTTCGCTACGGCGACATCGACCGGCTGGTCGGCGTGCGACAGCGTATTGCTGGTGATATCGCCCTTCTCGGCGAGCCAGCGTTCGGCGTCGATGGCGGCACGGCAGCCCGTACCGGCCGCGGTGATCGCCTGCCTATAGGTGTGGTCCACCAGGTCACCGGCGGCGAAGACGCCCTCGACAGTGGTCTGGGTCCCCGGATCGCGGACCTGCACATAACCCGCGGCGTCCAGATCGATCTGGCCGCGGACGAGTTCGCTGCGCGGATCGTGGCCGATGGCGACGAACAGGCCGGTGGCGGCGAGCTCGGAGGTCTCACCGGTCCGGGTGTCGCGCAGTGTCAGCGACGTGACGCTGGTCTCGCCGTGTACCCGCAAGACTTCGGCATTGAGATGGAAGCGGATCTTCTCGTTGGCCTTGGCCCGTTCGAGCATGATGCGGGACGCCCGGAACTCTTCGCGCCGGTGCACTACGGTGACACTGGCGGCGAACTTGGTGAGGAAGATCGCCTCCTCCATTGCCGAGTCGCCACCGCCGACCACCACGATGTCCTGGCCCTTGAAGAAGAAGCCGTCACAGGTGGCACATGCGCTGACGCCGCGGCCGAGCAGATCCTGCTCACCGGGGACGTCGAGGTAGCGAGCTGCTGAGCCCATGGCGAGGATCACCGCGTATGCCTCGTACACATCATCACCCACGGTGACCTTCTTCACCGGACCGCTCAGGTCGATCGCATCCACATCTTCGGTCCGGATATCGGCACCGAAGCGTTTGGCCTGATCACGCATCTGTTCCATGAGGTCGGGGCCCATGATGCCGTCGCGGAAACCGGGGAAGTTCTCCACCTCGGTGGTGGTCATCAACGCGCCACCGAACTGGGTGCCCTCGAACACCAGTGGCCGGAGCTCGGCGCGGGCGGCATACACGGCGGCGGTGTAGCCGGCCGGACCGGAGCCGACGATGATCAGGTCGCGAACTGGCGTGCTCATGAGACCCTTCCAGAGAAAGCTAGCGGGGACGATTCGGTCAACAACAGCGTAGACGCGCTTTGTTCCCGCTCCCCCGGCCCCGGCGAGTGCGGCCGGAGGCGTGGGCCCAGGCGTGCCTAGCCGATATCGGTAGGGGTCGCGAGGACCTCGGGGTTGCCGGGCCCGCAACCGGAGCCGACCACGAGCGCGGTGATCTGAGCGCCGTTACGCCCCCCGACCAGAACGAGCACCGCTTCGCGGCCGCGGAAGTCCATATCGGTGGACCCCAGTACCGGGCGGTCGATTCCCACGGCCCGCACACATGCCGTGAGGGCGGCGGGGTCGGCGAGCCGGCCGCGGACATCGTTTCGGCCGAGCGCGCGCAGGGCCACCGCGGTGTCCAGACCGAGGCTCGGTTCGATGCTTTCGGAGAGTGGTGGGGCGGCTGTGGGATCGGTCGCGTGATCGGAGTCGTTCACGGCGAAGAAAGCGGCCCCGGCGGCGACCACGGTCACCGCCGCGGCCGACAGTGCGGCCGCGATACGGCGTCTCCGCCGGCGCGCGTCGAGTGGAATCGGGACTGCGACAGCGCCTGAATTCGCGGAAAGTGTTCCGGGACTCGCGTCCCCGAAATCGCGGATCGGAGAATCGGGAGAGGGTGACGGGAAGTGTAAGAGGCCGGGCGGTCGGCTATCCAGTGGCTCGGTGAACTCGACCGACGTTGCATCCCCTACCGAATCACCGAGCGGCCCACCCAGCGATTCGGCCAGCGCGTTCAGGCGCGCGGCGATATCGCCGGGGATCGGGCGGGCGATCCGCTCCGAACCACCCAAGGCGGCCAGGGACCCGCGGATCCTATCGAGCGAATCGAGGTAGCGTTTAGCCTCCGGGTCCCGCTGTACCGCGGGCCACAAGCGGGCGCCGAGTTCCGGATCGATATTTCCGGCATGCAGGTCGGCGAGCAACTCCTCGGTGAACGGAGGTTGCGGAATAGGGCTCATGACCTGCACACCTCCAATGCTGCTGCTGCGTCCATCTGACTCGGGTACCGATTCCTGCGGCCGGTGGTTACCTACTCCCTCGGGTACATACCGTTCGGGAGGAAAAATGTGTCACTGATACTGACGCGGCGGGGCTACATCTGGTTCCTCTCCACGTGCAGAGAATCCAGTTCGGTCTTCAGGCGCTGCCGGGCGCGGGCACATCTGCTCTTCACCGTGCCCACCGGAACGCCGAGCAGTTCCGCGGCGGCCGCGACGCTGTATCCTTCCACGTCCACCGCGACCACCGCCGCACGCTGGTCCGGGGGAAGCTGAAAAAGCGCGCGTTCGAGCACGAGTGAGATATCGACCCGGCTGTAATCATCGGATTCGTCCGATATTTCGGGCCATACTTCCGGCGGCAGGAAGGTAGCGGGTCGGGCGCGATTACGGCGTATCCGGTCCAGACAGGCGTTGACCACGATCCGGTGGAGCCAGGTGCGGACCCCGGATTCCGCGCGGAAGGAGGCGGCATTGCGGTGCGCGGACAGCAGCGCCTCCTGCAAGGCGTCGGCCGCGTCCTCCGGGGAGTAGCAGACCCGTGCAGCGGTCTGCCAGAGATGGTCGTTGTGCCTGCGGATCAGTGCGGCGAAAGCGTGTGGGGCGCCGTTCACATGCGCCCGCAGCAGATCTATATCGGTTGTCGTATCCAGCCGGGATTCCCCCGTTCCCGCCGCACCGGTCCCGGTCGTCCCTGCACGACCCCCCACGTTCAGTTCGAACGACAATAGCCAACCCCTTGGACAGCGCTCACGACAGCAACGACGGTCGGCGATCCGGCACCGACAACCACTGCGAGTAGGCAGCGTGCGGAATCGTACCCCTGATCCCGCCGGGCTCCCTGCTGAGAGCGCGGATCGAGATCATATCCCGGCAAACGATTCTGCGGCAACCGATTCGGCCTCCGCACGCGCGCAGATGTGGAGGCCGAATCGCGGTATCAGGGTTTGGCTTCGAACCCGAGTTCGGCGATGGAGCTCTGGAACTGCGCGCCCGAATTGCCCAGTCCGGTGACCCAGATGAGCACATAGCGTGCTGCCTGATCGGTCTGGATCGGGACCTCGGTCACCCCGTCGCCGAGGACCGCCGTGCCGACGAGCTGAGTCTGGTCCAGCGTGGCCGTCTCGGTAGGTGAGGTACGGATCTCGACACTGGTTCCGGGGGTGGACGAAGTGATCGAAACCTTGGTCAGGGTTGCGGGACTGGGCAGTGTCGCCAGCAGGCCGACCCCCTTTTTCAGGGCCGGGAACTGCTGGAAGTACTGATCGGTGCTCCAGGCGGTCGCGGGGTCGCCGTCGGTCGTCGTGGCCGCGCCGGAAGGATCGTCCGGGGTGCCCTCCGGGGAGAACACGACGACTCCGCTGGCCGGCACCGGCGCACCGGCCGCCGCGGGCGCCGACGAGGGGCCCGCCGGCGTTTCCGAGGCATCGGGCGCTCGGCTGGTGGTGAGCCCGATGACCTTCTGCTCGTTGAGCGGCTCGCTGGAATCACCCGGAGCGAAAACGCTGACCAGCCACCAGATGACGATGCCGACGACCAGGGCGGTGAGGATCCCCAAGGCCACCATGATCCACATCATCCGCTGCGATTTCTCGCGTTCGGCGGCGAGCAACTCCGGATCGGCCAATGATTCGTCGGCCGGTGCCGGTGCGCGCTGACCGAGGCGCAGCACGGGAATGAGATCGGTCTTCTGATCCACCACCGAGGCCTGCTCCAGTACGTGCTGGATGGTGGCGGCGGTCCGGACGCCCTTGTTCGGCTCCAGTGACCGTACTGCCACCGCGGAGATCTCGAACGGGACCTCGGGACGGATCTGGCGGGGCTCCACCGGGGTGCCGTCGGGCCCGAAATCGGCCAGGTGCAGTCCGCCGACTGTGGTGGCGTTCCCGCTCATCCCGCCCTGGCGCAGCGGCCAGCGGGCGGTCATGAGGGCATACAGCATGGCGCCCAGACCGCGGACATCGCTCTGCGGGTCGGCATCCCCGAGAGTGCCCGGGAAGGCCAGCACCGCGTCACCGGACGCGCTGATCCGGATCCGGTCCGGATGATCGATGGACAGAGCTCCGCCGCTGCGGTGCGCCATTTCGGTGGCCGAGGCGAGGACGCGGATGGCCCGGGCCGCACCGATCGGCGACGGCGCCGTTTCGGCCATCTCGCGCAGCGAGCGCCCGGGAGTCCATTCGGCGACCACGATGCCGCCGGAACTACCGCGCACCACATCGAGGACCCGGGCCAGGCCCGGCGAATTGATCCGGCCCAGCCGCAGCGTCCGGGACAGGATCGCCTGTGGGCCGTCCTGGCCGGAATTACCGGCGGACTTCTGATCGGCGTCGACGAAGGTCAGCGCGACCTCACGGTCGAGTTTGATATCGAGTGCCTGCCAGAACCGCAGACCACGTGCCCCGCCGTGCCCGGCCAGCAGCCGGTAGCGGCCACCTGCCACCGAGGCGCCGGGGATGAGTTTCGGCCCGCGCTGTACCCGGCTGGACTGGGTAATCGGCGGTACCGGGATCATGCCGGTGTCGTAGACCGGATCGGTGGCCGAGACCGTCGAACCTGCCTGGTGCAGATGCTCTTCCGAGACGTGTTCGCCGGATTCCTCCGGCTCGTATCCCTCGTCCGATTCATCCGCTAATCCGGCGGCTTCGCCGTCGCCGGGGTAGGCCCCCGACTCCGGCCGCCGCTCCGCCGAGTACGCGGAATCGTGCGTGGACGGTCCTCCGCCCACGCGCTGGGTGTGCGGGTCGCCCGGTTCCGTCTGCTCCGGGGGAACATCGGTGGACAGGCGACCGCTCGCCGGATTCGAGGAAGAATCGGCGGCTGGGCGCTCGCCCACCGCGTCGTCGCTCACCCTCGGACCTCCTTCGCCCTGGTATGCCGCAACTTCAGCGGTCCTGCCTCTTGTGCTCGTCTGCCGAACAGGGTACGGGAACTGACCCGAGCCGGTGCGCTCAACCGAGTCCGGCCGAATTATGGGCAGCACCATTGTGCTCTGTGCGTCCATGGCCGAGTCGAAGCCGGAGTACGCGAGATACGGATCCCGGCGGTGCAGTATGCGGGTGGCATATTCGTCCTCGGCGGGTCCGAGGTCGATCTCCGGGGCCGGCGGGGTGATGCCGAGACGCCGGGAGACGGCGACGGTTATGGCGACGACCTCGGGAATACCCGCGAGGCGCATCAGGCCGAACGCGACCGCGAACATGACGATCCCCGTGATCGCCACCCGGATGAAGGAGCCGGGGCCGCCGAGTGATTCGGTCAGCCGGTCCAGGCCCATGACCCGGTCCGCGATCAACATGACCGCACCGCCGGCCAGCGAGGCCAGCAACACCCTGCTGACCGTCCGCCCCACATTGGCCATTCGTAGATCGCCGAGACTGCGGTGCAGCAGGTAGCCGCCGATCACCGCACCGGTGGTGAACCCGAGGCCGGTCGCGATGCCGAGCACGATCACCACCTGCTGGCTGTTGTCGGCGATGAACGGGGCCAGTGCCGAGAACAGGATCTTGATCGTGGTGATCCCCAGGATGATCCAGGTAGGTGTCCACGCCTGTTCGCGGGCGTAGAAAACGCGCAGGTGGATCAGCACCAGCGAGTACGGGATCAGGGTGAATGCCGAAAAACTGACCGCGGTACCGAGCCGGGAGGCGTCCTCGGCGAACCGGGCGTAGCCGAACAACGCGTCGCCGACCTGCGGACCGGCCACCGTCAGAAATGTGACGATCGGGATCAGCGCGATCATGGTCAGCCGGGTGGCGGCCGAGAGATCGTCCACCACCGCGGGGGTGTCGTCGTTGGCCGCGTTACGGCTGAGCCGGGGCATGATCGCGGTGAGCAGGGTGACGCCGATGACGCCGTAGGGCAGCTGGAGCAGCAGCCAGGCGTTCTGATAGATCGCCGGACCCGCCTCGTCGGCTTGCGAGGAGATATTGTTCGCGAAGATGCCGCCGATCTGGCTGATCAGCACGTACAGGATGATGGCACCTGCCATGGTGCCGAATTGCTTGAGCCGGGCATCCATGCCCCACAGCGGGCGCAGATCTATCCCTTGGCGGCGGATCGCCGGCAGCAGACTGACCACCTGCACGATAACGCCGAGGGTTACCCCGCATCCCAGGACGAGCAGTTTCGGATCGCTCATCCGTACCGGGTCCAGGGTGATCTCGCCGGGGGTGAGCGCGTACAGACCCAGTACCACCAGAACGACCACGTTGTTGAGCACCGGCGCCCACGCGCCCGGTTTGAACGCGCCCCGGGTGTTGAGGATGGCGGTGAACAACGCGGACAGGCCGTAGAAGAGCACGGCCGGTACCAGCAGGAAGGTCAGTGCTGTGGTGAGCGCGGTGTTGACCTTGCCGTTCGAGGAGACGAAGACATGGGTCGCCAGGATCGGCGCGGCGGCGGTGGCCAGGAGCGCGGCGGTTCCCAGGATCACCGAGGCGGCCGTGACCAGGCGCCGGATGAAGGCGGCACCGGCGTCCGGATCCTCCTGTTCGGCTCGAACCAGCGTCGGCACGACGATCGCCGTCAGCACAGCGCCGAGCACCAGTTCGGCGATCATGTTCGGGATCAGGCTGGCGGAGGTGAACGAACTGGCGATCGCCGGGCCCAGCACCGCCAGCAGGAGCAGCTGCTTACCGAAACCGGTGATCCGGCTGATCAAGGTGGCGATCGCGATGGATCCCGAATCCTTGAGCAGCCTGACCTGGCTGTCGTCCCCTTTTTCCGGTGCCGCGCCGGACGCCGGTTTCTCCGCGACGGCGACCGCGGCCATGGACCCGGTTCCCGTCCGGCCGCGCGCGGAAGCTGCGGCGGCAGGGTCCGCTGCGGGCTGTACGGGGTCGCGGCCCGGGGGGACCTGCCGGAACGGCTGGGATGGCGGCGCCTGCCGCGGTGGAGCCTGCTGATGCGGCGGCCCGCCCGGCATGCCGGGCGACTGCCCCGGCCGGCCGGGGCGCATGCGAGGAGAAGAATCCGGCGCCTGCGGCGGGCGTGCCGGGGACGGCTGGAGCGGCCGGTCCGGTGGGCCCGGGCGCCGTGGCGGTGGCCCGGCGGCGGGTGGCGGTTGCATCGGCCTCATCCGCTGCGCGGGGAACGGTTCGGAGGGCGGTCCCGCCGGTGCGCCGCCGTCGGGCCTCGGGCGTTGTGTGGGGCGCCCGCCGTCGTGGTGGTCTCGGCCTCGGGGGTGGGCACCGGGAGCCGGTGGCCGGCCCTGGCCGGGGGGCATCGGCGGGCGGCCGGGCGGCTGTGGCGGCCGGGACCCCGGCATCGGCGGGACCGCGCCCTGCGCACTCGACGGTGGTGCGGATCGCTGGTCGGCCGGGCGGGCTCCGGACGGTGGAGCGGATCGCAGGCCGGGTGGGACGGCCGGGCGCGCGCCGGACGGTGGTGCGGATCGCTGCTCCGGTGGGACCGCTGGGCGCGCGCCGGACGGCGGGCTCGGGGGCCGGCCCGGGGCTGGATTCCGGGGCATGCGCGGATCCGGGTTCGGCTGCCGGGTGGGCGCGTAGCGGTCCTCCCCCGGATGCGGCCCTGGGCCCGGTCGGGGACCGGGTGGGACGGCGTGATCCGGCGGTCCACCGGGCCGTTCGGGCCGGCGCATCTGCGGGGGTGGCTCCCGGAACGCGGCGGGGCGTTCGCGGTCGAGCTCCGGATCACCCGGATGACCCGTCATATCCGTCTCCGGGCCGGGAGCTCGATGCACTCGCTCCCACGGTGCGCTGGGGGACCGGCGGGCACGTGGACCGTCGGGCTGTCGACCGGGCTGCTGCCGATGAGCGGAGGATTCATCGTCGCTCATCATGCCTCCTGTATCGCCCGGACTCCGCGTGGCGGTTGTCCCCTGTGTCGCGTCGAACACATTGTCTCGGCACCAACGCGCGCCTGACCGTACGG is a genomic window containing:
- the trxA gene encoding thioredoxin: MSESTNTVTVTDKSFADDVLLSEKPVLVDFWATWCGPCKMVAPVLEEIAGSHGEKLTVAKLDIDANPETARDYQVMSIPTMILFAGGKPVKQIVGAKGKAALLREIEDVI
- the trxB gene encoding thioredoxin-disulfide reductase, with amino-acid sequence MSTPVRDLIIVGSGPAGYTAAVYAARAELRPLVFEGTQFGGALMTTTEVENFPGFRDGIMGPDLMEQMRDQAKRFGADIRTEDVDAIDLSGPVKKVTVGDDVYEAYAVILAMGSAARYLDVPGEQDLLGRGVSACATCDGFFFKGQDIVVVGGGDSAMEEAIFLTKFAASVTVVHRREEFRASRIMLERAKANEKIRFHLNAEVLRVHGETSVTSLTLRDTRTGETSELAATGLFVAIGHDPRSELVRGQIDLDAAGYVQVRDPGTQTTVEGVFAAGDLVDHTYRQAITAAGTGCRAAIDAERWLAEKGDITSNTLSHADQPVDVAVAN
- the sigM gene encoding RNA polymerase sigma factor SigM, with the translated sequence MDTTTDIDLLRAHVNGAPHAFAALIRRHNDHLWQTAARVCYSPEDAADALQEALLSAHRNAASFRAESGVRTWLHRIVVNACLDRIRRNRARPATFLPPEVWPEISDESDDYSRVDISLVLERALFQLPPDQRAAVVAVDVEGYSVAAAAELLGVPVGTVKSRCARARQRLKTELDSLHVERNQM
- a CDS encoding murein biosynthesis integral membrane protein MurJ, with protein sequence MAAVAVAEKPASGAAPEKGDDSQVRLLKDSGSIAIATLISRITGFGKQLLLLAVLGPAIASSFTSASLIPNMIAELVLGAVLTAIVVPTLVRAEQEDPDAGAAFIRRLVTAASVILGTAALLATAAAPILATHVFVSSNGKVNTALTTALTFLLVPAVLFYGLSALFTAILNTRGAFKPGAWAPVLNNVVVLVVLGLYALTPGEITLDPVRMSDPKLLVLGCGVTLGVIVQVVSLLPAIRRQGIDLRPLWGMDARLKQFGTMAGAIILYVLISQIGGIFANNISSQADEAGPAIYQNAWLLLQLPYGVIGVTLLTAIMPRLSRNAANDDTPAVVDDLSAATRLTMIALIPIVTFLTVAGPQVGDALFGYARFAEDASRLGTAVSFSAFTLIPYSLVLIHLRVFYAREQAWTPTWIILGITTIKILFSALAPFIADNSQQVVIVLGIATGLGFTTGAVIGGYLLHRSLGDLRMANVGRTVSRVLLASLAGGAVMLIADRVMGLDRLTESLGGPGSFIRVAITGIVMFAVAFGLMRLAGIPEVVAITVAVSRRLGITPPAPEIDLGPAEDEYATRILHRRDPYLAYSGFDSAMDAQSTMVLPIIRPDSVERTGSGQFPYPVRQTSTRGRTAEVAAYQGEGGPRVSDDAVGERPAADSSSNPASGRLSTDVPPEQTEPGDPHTQRVGGGPSTHDSAYSAERRPESGAYPGDGEAAGLADESDEGYEPEESGEHVSEEHLHQAGSTVSATDPVYDTGMIPVPPITQSSRVQRGPKLIPGASVAGGRYRLLAGHGGARGLRFWQALDIKLDREVALTFVDADQKSAGNSGQDGPQAILSRTLRLGRINSPGLARVLDVVRGSSGGIVVAEWTPGRSLREMAETAPSPIGAARAIRVLASATEMAHRSGGALSIDHPDRIRISASGDAVLAFPGTLGDADPQSDVRGLGAMLYALMTARWPLRQGGMSGNATTVGGLHLADFGPDGTPVEPRQIRPEVPFEISAVAVRSLEPNKGVRTAATIQHVLEQASVVDQKTDLIPVLRLGQRAPAPADESLADPELLAAEREKSQRMMWIMVALGILTALVVGIVIWWLVSVFAPGDSSEPLNEQKVIGLTTSRAPDASETPAGPSSAPAAAGAPVPASGVVVFSPEGTPDDPSGAATTTDGDPATAWSTDQYFQQFPALKKGVGLLATLPSPATLTKVSITSSTPGTSVEIRTSPTETATLDQTQLVGTAVLGDGVTEVPIQTDQAARYVLIWVTGLGNSGAQFQSSIAELGFEAKP